GGAGCGCGCCGGCGCCCAAGTCCATCGCCGTGGGCGGACGCTCCTCCGCGCGACTCAGCGCGATGGCGGCAGGTCCAGGCGGAGGTGGCCCCTCGCAGGCTGAGTTGGAGGCGGTGGTCTTCACCCACCTGCGGCTCTCCTCGGCGGAAGATGCCGCCAATCGCAACCGGCTCCAGCCCGTGAACGCGCAGCGCTTCTACCTGGAGACGCTCTCTCGCTTCTCCGTCACGGTGTCCTTCGACGTGATGGCCGCGGTGGCGCACGCGGAGAACCGGGCCCGCGCCGTGGCCAACGCGCCGCTGCCCGGTGGAGCGGTGGATGCGCGCAGCATCGGAGGCTTCTTCGACTTCAGCTACGCGGCGGATGCCACCGTGGATGTGCCCTCGGACGGCGTGTTCCACTCCGTGGCCCTGGGCTCGCGCAGCGGCGGTGCCAGCGTCCTCTATGTGGCCGTCCCTCGCGAGGACACCAACGTCTACCGTCAGGCCCAGGTGACGAACCCGCTCGCCGCGCCCATGCTGGCCGGCCCCGCCGAGGTCTACGTCGGTGGCGAGTACGTGCTCTCCACCACGCTGCCCGCGGTGCCACCGCGTGGGGACTTCAAGCTGGGACTCGGCGTGGAGCAGGCCATCCGCTGCGCGCGCAACACGAAGTACCGCGAGGCCCGCAGCGGCACGAAGATCGTCGCCACCACGGAACTGTGGCACGACATCCTCATTGATCTGGCCAACAACCTGGACCGGGAGATCGTCTGCGAGGTGCGCGAGCGCATCCCCCAGCCTGCCGCGGAGGCCGAGGTCGTCGTCGAGGAGGGCACCGTCACCCCCGCCTGGGAGGCATACACCCAGGAGGAGCGCACCCAGCCGCTCGAAGGCGGGCGCCGCTGGCGCATCACCGTGCCCGCCAACAGCACGGCGAAGCTGGCAGCCCAGTACGTGGTGAAGCTGTACGCCAACAACGAGCTCAACGGCGGCAACCGCCGGGAGGCGTGACATGAGCACGGCCATCCAGATTTCCTCTCCCACCGGCGTGGAGCACTTCGATCCCCCGCTGCCCACGGGCACCACCGCCCTGGAGGCGCCCGTCCGCTCCGTCACGCTGCTGGAGGATCGCGCCCAGGTCACCCGCCGGGGCACGGTCCGCGTGAAGGCGGGACAGAACCGCATCGTCGTCCACGGCGTGGCGCCGGTGATCCAGGACGTCTCGCTGCGCGCGGAGGTCGTCACCGGCAAGGCCCGCGTGGCGGACGCCCGCATGCGCCGCAGCCTGCGCATCCGCACCGCGGACAAGCCCGAGGCCGCCCGCGCGCTCGAGGAGAAGATCGAGTCGCTGCAGCACGAGCGCCAGCAGGTGCTGGAGGACCAAGCCAACGCCCGCTCCCGCTTCGAGCGCATCCAGCAGATGCTCCACCTGGGCGCCGAGGAGATCCCGGAGGACGCGGGCTGGGGCATGGGCATGGCGGCCCAGTGGCAGGACTCTTTCGACGCGCTGTTCCGCAAGTCCCGCCAGCTGCGCGAGTCCATGCTCCAAGCCTCCTTCACCGCCGAGCGGCTCGCGGAGGAGATCAGTGTCGCGACCGTCCAGCGCCAGGCCATGGATCGCGTGGACCACCAAGTGGTGTCCTGGCTGGAGGCGGACGTGCTCGCCGACGCCGATGGCGAGGTGGAGGTCCGCATCGACTATGTGGTGCCGAACGCCCTCTGGCGCCCGCTGCACACCGCGCGCCTGCTGGGCCGCAGCCAGCTGCAGCTCACTTCCTCGGCCGCCGTGTGGCAGGCCACGGGCGAGGACTGGAAGGACGTGGAGCTGAAGTTCTCCACCGCGCGCTCCTCGCTGGGCACCGAGCCGCCCGTGCTGCACGCGGATCTGCTCACCGCGAAGAAGAAGAACGAGTCCGTGGTGGTGCAGGCCCGGCAGGTCCAAGTGCAGAAGGCCGGCCTGGGCAGCACGCCCTCCTCCGGTGGCAGCAGCAGCCCTGCGGCGCCCACCAGCGTGGATCTGCCCGGGGTGGACGATGGCGGAGAGACGCGCAACCTGAAGGCGCCCGGGAAAAGCACCATCCCCTCGGATGGGCGGCCCAACGTCATCCCGCTCTTCACTTTCGAGGGTGGTGCGGAGTCCGCGCTGGTCACATTCCCCGAGTTGGAGAACAAGGTGTTCCTGCGGGCGGTGGCGCGCAACACCTCGCCCAGCCCGGTGCTGGCGGGACCGGTGGAGCTGCTTCAGGACAACGGCTTCGTGGGATGGACCCAGACGCTCTTCGTGGCGCCCCAGGAGAAGTTCGAGCTGAGCTTCGGCCCGGACGACGCGCTGCGCGTGCGGCGCGAGGAGAAGAAGAGCTCCAAGCAGAACACCGTCAGCAAGTGGAACGAGTCCACCACGAACGTGAGCATCTATCTCTCCAACCTCTCGGGCGAGGCGCGCCACGTGGTGGTCACCGAGCGAATCCCCGTCTCCGAGATCGAACACGTGAAGGTCGAGCTGGACGAGGAGAAGAGCTCCAGCGGCTTCAAGCTGGACGACCACGGGTTCTGCACCTGGAAGGTCGACGTGCCGGCCAACGGGCACCTTGTCCTGCAGCTGCGGTTCAAGGTGTCCCTGGCGCCGGGCGTCCAGAGCGCCTGAGGCGGCAGCACTTCCTCCACGCACCGAGAGGTCTCCATGCGCGCTGTCCAGCTGCTCCCGCTGTTCCTGCTCGTGTCCGCGATCTCCTGCAGCACCCCGCAGGCTCAGGTGGATCCCTCCCAGCCACAGCCGCCGAAGACGACGCTGGAGGTGCGCAACCAGAAGCCGCTCGACTTCACGATGTACGTGGTGGATGGCACCCACCGCCTCCGCCTGGGACTGGTGCCAGGAATGAGCACCCGCACCTTCACCATCCCCCACCACCTGGTGAACGACCGGGGCTCGCTCCGCTTCCAGGCGGACACCATCGGCTCCGAGGCGGTGCTGACCACGGACGAGGAACTCGCGGTGCGCCCGGGCGATAGTGTCTCCCTGACCCTCCGGTAGTCCGTCACTCACCCACCCTGTTGGGTCAGATCTGTGCTAGAGAGGCAGCCCATGCTCGACCACATCATGCTGAGGGTGAAGGACTACGCTGAGTCCAAGCGCTTCTACGATGAGGTGCTGGGAACGCTGGGCTACAAGATGCTCATGGAGTTCCCAGAGGCCGGCGGCTACGGAGACGAGAAGCCGTACTTCTGGATTGGCGCGGCGCCGGATCCGCACCCGCGCGTCCACATCGCCTTCATGGCCAAGAGCCGCGCCCAGGTGGATGCGTTCCACGCCAAGGCGCTCGAGCTGGGCGCCAAGAGCGATGGCGCGCCGGGCCTCCGGCTGGAGTACCACCCGGACTACTACGCCGCTTTCGTCATCGACCCGAACGGCCACAACATCGAGGCCGTGATCCACACGCCAAACGAGCTGCCTCGCGTGGCCCAGGTCACCAAGGTCGCCAAGAAGGCCGCGACTAAGGCTGTGGGTGCGGCAAAGAAGGCCGCCAAGAAGGCCGTGGGTGCAGCGAAGAAGGCCGCCAAGAAGGCCGTGGGTGCGGCGAAGAAGGCCAGTGCCCGGAAGAAGGGTTCGGCCCAGCGCAAGCGGTAGTCCGCTCCTGGAAGCGGCCTCCCGCGCCGGATGGAAGCTCGCCTATTTCAGGCGCACCTTCAGGTGCTCCACCGAGGCGTTGGGTCGTCCCATGAAGGCGTCGAGCAGGCGCTCCTCGACGTTCTCCTCTTCCCACACGGCCAGGCGCTCCAGCCCGACACACTCTTGCGGCTCCGCGCTTCTCTCATGGCCGGCGGTGTCGAAGATCGTGCAGTCGCGAAAGTTCCCGATGTCCTGCATGAACTGAACGATGGGCTGAGAAAACTGCTCCTCC
This window of the Hyalangium minutum genome carries:
- a CDS encoding mucoidy inhibitor MuiA family protein, encoding MSTAIQISSPTGVEHFDPPLPTGTTALEAPVRSVTLLEDRAQVTRRGTVRVKAGQNRIVVHGVAPVIQDVSLRAEVVTGKARVADARMRRSLRIRTADKPEAARALEEKIESLQHERQQVLEDQANARSRFERIQQMLHLGAEEIPEDAGWGMGMAAQWQDSFDALFRKSRQLRESMLQASFTAERLAEEISVATVQRQAMDRVDHQVVSWLEADVLADADGEVEVRIDYVVPNALWRPLHTARLLGRSQLQLTSSAAVWQATGEDWKDVELKFSTARSSLGTEPPVLHADLLTAKKKNESVVVQARQVQVQKAGLGSTPSSGGSSSPAAPTSVDLPGVDDGGETRNLKAPGKSTIPSDGRPNVIPLFTFEGGAESALVTFPELENKVFLRAVARNTSPSPVLAGPVELLQDNGFVGWTQTLFVAPQEKFELSFGPDDALRVRREEKKSSKQNTVSKWNESTTNVSIYLSNLSGEARHVVVTERIPVSEIEHVKVELDEEKSSSGFKLDDHGFCTWKVDVPANGHLVLQLRFKVSLAPGVQSA
- a CDS encoding VOC family protein, whose translation is MLDHIMLRVKDYAESKRFYDEVLGTLGYKMLMEFPEAGGYGDEKPYFWIGAAPDPHPRVHIAFMAKSRAQVDAFHAKALELGAKSDGAPGLRLEYHPDYYAAFVIDPNGHNIEAVIHTPNELPRVAQVTKVAKKAATKAVGAAKKAAKKAVGAAKKAAKKAVGAAKKASARKKGSAQRKR
- a CDS encoding Imm26 family immunity protein, with protein sequence MPRLYRPGSFLRVPLADGSFGYGRVLKPPHDAYYGYRTETPDSDLKRIAAQPILFKISVRHLEERRWTLIGWREMEEQFSQPIVQFMQDIGNFRDCTIFDTAGHERSAEPQECVGLERLAVWEEENVEERLLDAFMGRPNASVEHLKVRLK